The Microcystis aeruginosa NIES-843 sequence GAATTGACTCTAACCATTGTTTATCTAGATTGCTTCCCTGCCATAATAACACTAGGGGGCTGAATTCTTGGGATAAATTAACGGGAATTTTCGGGTTGATAATCCAGAGCCAGGATTGATTTTTTACCTGAAATTTAAATAAATTTTTCTCGATCAATTGTCCAGTAATTTCGCCGAGATTAAATTTTTCTAACTGGGATAAAGTAATAGTTTTTTTGATCGGTATGCTCTGACTGATAGTTGAGAATTGCGCCGAATTATTGACGGTTATTGCTCTTTGTATTTGATTAATTCCCTCCTGTCGCAAAAAGGGCAAAACTGTATAACGTGCTGTTGCGGGTTCCTCCCCATTAATTAAGAGAGTATTTCCTCGATTTTGAATAATGATTACCGGTTGCGATTTGGTGGCTAAAACTGTCACCTGAGTTAAAGTTAAATGCTGATAAATAATCGGTATTAAAATTAAAGTGAGGATAAATAAACCGATTAAATGCCACCGTTGACGAAACCAGATATTAAAGCAGATTAAGGTAAGGCAAATATAAATAATTAACATCACTCCTAAAGATAATTTACCTGTGGAGTAGGTACTAAAAGGAAGCAGACTAAAAAAGGTGGTAATTTGCAGTAATAACTCTAGAGGGTAATAGAGAATACTAGCACTGATACTGCCCAAAGGGGGATAAATTAAGCCTAAAAAGGCAGTAAAAACTCCTCCTAAACTAATTAGGGTAACTAGGGGAGTTGTGATAATATTAATGGGGATATTATAAAGAGCGATCGAGTTAAACGTAAACATTAATAAAGGCATAGTCCAGAGAGTAGCAGCCAGACTAATAGCTATAGGTTCAGCGATTAAATTAGGGAAATAGTCAATTTTATTTTTCAGCAAAGGAACGGTAATAATTAATCCCAAAGTTGCTAAAAAACTTAACTGAAATCCTAAATCCCAAATCCAGAGAGGTTGCCATAATAATAGAATTGTAGCCGCTAGTAACAGGGATCCTAAACTATTAACTTGTCGATTATAAAGCAGACCGATTAATGCCCCAATTCCCATCAAAATCGCTCGCAGGACTGAAGGTTGTAACCCGGTTAAAGTGCCGTAAATTATTAAGATAGTAAGGGCAATAATAAACTGTTTTTTGGGGGATAAATTGCGAGTAATAGTTAAAACAAATCCTAACAAAATAGCCACATGAAAGCCAGAAGCTGCTAAAATGTGAGCTAATCCAGTTTTAATAAATAAATCAGTTATTTTTGCTGGCAAATTAACCGCTTGTCGTCCGAGGGTAATCGAACTTAATAAAGTCCCTTTTTCTTGGCCTATTCCCTGAATTTGTGCCTCAACAATGCGCTGACGAATCTGCCAAATTCCCCAAGTAGGTGATTTTTTATCGATAATTATTTCCCCTTTTAAACCTGCAAAAGCACCCTGACGCGCTAGATAATTAGCAAAGTCAAAAGCATTGGGATTATTCGCAGGACGGGGACGATAAAGTAATCCTTTAATTGTTATTTCTTGTCCGGGATAAACCTGATTTTCTGCTATATTTGGTAGAGTAACGTAGAGTTTACCCGTGGATTTTTCTGTCGGTAAATTCTTGAGGCTAAATTCTTTTACTTCTAACCAAAATTGTAAATTTTCTCGGCGATTGAGACGAATTTCTGATATAATACTGCCCGTGATTTCAATAGAGTTAACCACATTATTTTTTAAAAGATGACTGATATCATTCCCAGCGGGGTAAGGAGTACGAATTTCTAGATAAACAACGGCAAATATAGCTATTAATCCCCCCATCAGCCAAATTTTTCTAGGGGGACTTTGCCACCAAAAACGACGGATAAAAATCGTGGTTAGTAGGGTAATTAGACTAAGAATAACAATTCTAATTACCACTTCTTGCCATCGGTTTAACTGGGGACTAAAATCTACCAGACCTGTAGATAACAATCCCAAAATATAGGCTAAACCGAGAATAACGCTATTAGGGCGATTCATAGAAATTTTTGTTAAATAATTTCAGAATTAGCGGGCATTATTTTTACCTAAGTATCAGCGAAAATCGAGATTAAAAAGTAACTTAGCATAAACACTATGGGGATCATTAAATGTAGGTAACTTCAATAATTCCTGCTGAAAATTTTGCCATTCCTGCGTCAAAGGGTGATTATTTTTAGTGAGAGGAGGAAGATAGGTTTGCAATAAATTAGAGAGAAGTTCTTCTTGCCAACTTTGCGATCGAGGATATTCTTTAAGACTCCAATCATCTCCTAATTTAGCTGTTTTGGCCGCGTATTGTACTGCCGCTTCTAGGCCACCGATTTGATCAACTAAACCAATTTTAACCGCATCTTTTCCCGTCCAGACGCGACCTTGGGCCACAGTTCTAACCTTGTCTGGGGATAATTTTCGCCCCTTGGCCACCGTCTCGATAAATAAATCATAGAACCGATTAACTGCCGCTTGATAAATTTCTAATTCTTGGGGATTTTTCGGTCTGGTAATAGTAGATATATCGGCTAATTGTCCAGTTTTCACAGTATCCCAATCGATGCCATTATTATTAGCAATCTTCTGGATATTTAACAATAATCCAAACACACCGATCGAACCAGTAATTGTATCATTATCGGCAAAAATTCTTTGACCCCCCATCGCAATCCAATAACCCCCAGAAGCAGCCACATCACCCAGAGAAATAATTACCGGTTTTTTCGCATCTAAACGCTTAATTTCCCGCAGAATCACCTCGGAAGCGGTGGCACTTCCCCCCGGACTATTAATTCTCAAAACTACCGCTTTTACCTCCTCCTTCCCTTGTAATTTTCGCAATTCCTTCGCCAATTTATCCCCACCGATTTCGCCTCTATCTCCCTGACCTTCTACGATTGTCCCTTCTGCATAAACTATCGCTATTTGATCGCTACTATCTCCCCCCTCATCATCGAGAGAACTAGCATAATTAGCTAAAGAAATTTGCGAAAAGGAGCCAGAGGTTTCCTCCTGATTAGTTTTATTTTTTGCTTCTCCTGTCAAATCCTTTGCTAAAGCAATTACTCGATCTAAATAGGCCACTTCATCGACAAAACCCGCCTTTTTCGCCGTGGTTGCTTCCAGAATACCTTGAGTATCAGAAATAGTTTGCACCTGTTGGGGGGTTAAATTGCGACTTTTGGCCACTGTGGCACTATAATTAGACCAAATTGTATCGAGTAGGGTTTGCAGCTGCTGACGATTCTGGACACTTAAATCCTGACGCGTATAGGGTTCCACCGCACCTTTAAAAGAACCCACTTTTACCACTTGTACCCCCACACCATACTTTTCTAGTGCATCGGCAAAAAAGGTTTGTTGACTACTTAAACCATTAATTTCCATTCTCCCCACGGGATTAATAATCACCTTTTCAGCAACGGAAGCGAGATAATATTCCTTTTCCGTCCATTCCACATCGTAGGCGATAATTTTTTTACCCGATTGGCGAAATTTTGCCAAAGCTTGCCGCACTTCCGTCAGGGTAGCATAGCCATATTCACCGACAGTGCCGCGACCGTAGAGTAACAGACCGACAATACTATCATCAAGGGCGGCCTTTTCGATCGCCGCTATCACCTGTCGTAAATTTAAAGTGGTCCGACTCTCACTGGTCAAACTATCGGCTAAACTTGAACTAGGGGGAGCATCGCTGATATTGGTGGCTAAGTTAAAGACTAAGACTGATTTTTCCTTAACTGAGGAGCTATCGCTAGAAATCAGGAAAGAAAGCAGTAGAAATGCTAATCCCCCCACACCTAGGGACGAAAATACCAATAATCCCAATAAAGTTCCCAAGCAACTAGCGAAAGTTTGTTTAAAAAACTGACCCATCGGTTTTCATCTACTACTAATTATCCTGTTTCCTATTGTAGGGATTCCCCGCCCAGAAACAAGTTTTTTATCTGACTGCCTGACACATCTTGCTGAATCACCGACAGGTTAAGACACGGATGCGAGAGAACCAAATTCGGTCAAAGAAATCTTGTTTAGCTGGCTTGGAAGCAAAAATTGGTTCGAGGGATGAAACCCTTATAGAGAAAGACATTCGGCTATTTTTGTCAATTGTTTTCGCTCTAGAACAAAAGTGGTCTAGATTTTTTACTTCTATCTTTGACATTTTTCTTGACTTGAATATTTTTTGAGAACTTTTTTAGTTTCTCACTTTTTCTACTCCAAGAGCATAAGTATAAATACTTAAGCTATTTTCATTTTATATGCTACCAGTCATAAGCTGTTGACTATCTAAATTGCTCGTTAAGACTGCAAGGGAGAAGGAGCAGGGAGAGGAAGTTTGAGCATTTGTACTAAAATTTTCAATCCGCAGTTTAAATTCAGTACAGCTTACTACAATTGGAAGTGCGGAATGTGGGTTAGAGGTCTATTATTGTCGTGCCTCTATCGGCTGAAAATACCGAAAAAAAACTCTTAAGTTATACTAAAATAATTAATACAGACACACATCTTCCCAGATGGTGAAAAGGAATTATTTACCCTTGAAAACCACAGTTAAAGTCAGCACACAAACCCAATTACCCCTACATCTAGTTATCACCCATCCCCAGTATCGTTTTATCGATTTATTCGCGGGAATCGGTGGTTTTAGAATCGCTTTGGAGAAATTGGGAGGACGTTGTTTAGGCTATTCAGAAATCGATAAACAGGCCATCCAAGTTTATCAACAAAATTTTATTAGCTATCTCAACAGCAATGAAATTGCTTTCGGAGATGTGAGTAAAATTAGCAATTTACCCGATAATCTCGATTTTATTGTCGGCGGCGTTCCCTGTCAACCTTGGTCGGTGGCGGGATGTTTACGGGGATTTGAGGATCCCCGGGGAAAACTCTGGTTTGATGTGATTAAATTAGTCCAGAAAAGTCAACCGAAAAGCTTTATTTTCGAGAATGTCAGTGGTTTAGCTAGTCCTCGCAATCGGGAGAATTTAGAGTTAATTATCGATGAATTAACCGGCTGTGGTTATCAAGTTTACTGGCAGTTATTAAATGCCTACGATTTTGGTTTACCCCAGAATCGCGAGAGAGTTTTTATCGTAGGAATTAGAAAAGATATAGACAACTATGAGCGGTTTAAATTTCCTTTACCTTTGGGTATCCATCCGAAGGTTTTGGATATTTTAGAAGACATCAAGAATATTCAACCGGTTAAGAAAGTCAAGTTATCTGCGGATACTTTATTTAATGGTTTTGTTCCTCCATCAAGAACTCGTTTTCAAAAAGAAGATGAATTAAATGACTTTTTTATTTTTTCTGATTTAAGAAATGGCCACACAACTATTCATTCTTGGGATATTATCAAAACTACGGAACGACAAAAAAGTATCTGTTTAGCTTTGCTGAAATTAAGACGCAGTAAAAAGTATGGCGAAAAAGATGGTCATCCCGTGGCTTTTTCTACTTTTTTGGAAATTATACCCGACCTAAAAATCGAGGAACTAAATCAGTTAGTTTCTCTGGGGATTTGTTGGCAAACGCAGGAGGGTAAGTATGAATTTATTAACTCGAAAAATATGACGGGAATTAACGGCATTTATCGGATCATTTTACCGACGGCCGATATTATTCCTACCCTAACCGCTACGGGTGCTAAAGATTATATTGCTACTATTTCAATTACCGCTACTCATCCCCAAGAATACAAACAATTGTTTTTAAAGAAAATCTATAAACCCAAAAAGTTTCGAGAAATTACTCCCCAAGATGCGCGTAAATTACAAGGATTCCCCGATAATTTTATCTATCATCCACAGTCAGCTATCGCTAAAAAACAATTCGGAAATTCTGTTCCTATAACTGTAGTGCAAGCAGTAGCAAGAAATTTACTAGAAATAATTCGTCCCGATTATTAGACTGCGGGATACTGACTCATATTAAAATATTTAAAGGCTTAAAAATCCAAGTTTTCGTTGTGGGGACTCCCTCGTCAGAAGTCAGTCATCAATACCAAATTAAGTTATACTTCATCTTTATGAGAAAGTCTGTCAATTATCCTAATTGCTAAGGAGGTTAAAAATTGAGACATTTCCTAGTAAAAATCTAACTACTTTAAATTGAAAAAATGATCATGTTTAAACGATACGAAGCTGATGAGCAAGTTATATTTCATGGTGATTCTTTGCCGATTTTATCCAGTGAGATTGCCTCTAATTCTGTAGATCTAATTTTTCTCGATCCTCCCTATAATATAGGTAAGCACTTTGCCGATTTTTACGACAAATGGGAATCGGAAAATGATTATATAAATTGGGCAAATCAAATTCTTGATCAGTGTCTTCGCATCTTGAAACCCCAGGGAACATTATATGTTATGGCCAGCACTCAAGCAATGCCTTACTTTGATCTTTACTTAAGACAAAAAATGACGATTCTTAGTCGCATTATCTGGCATTATGATAGTTCAGGAGTACAAGCAACAAAATACTTTGGTTCGATGTATGAACCAATACTTCACTGTGTGAAAGATAAAAATAATTACACTTTTAATTCAAAGGATATTAAGATAGAAGCAAAAACCGGAGCAAAACGAAAACTAATTGATTATAGAAAAGCGATTCCGAGTCAATACAATACAGAGAAAGTACCGGGCAATGTCTGGTATTTCCCTAGGGTAAGATATCGCATGGATGAATACGAAAATCATCCCTCACAAAAACCTGAATCATTGCTAGAAAGAATTATTTTGGCCAGCACTGACAAGAGTGGAATTGTGCTTGATCCCTTTGCAGGAACTTTTACAGCTGCAGCTGTAGCTAAACGTTTGGGAAGAATTTCTATTAGTATAGAATCGCAAGAGGAGTATTTAAAAATTGGTCTTCGACGGATTCTCGGATGGCAAGAATACAAGGAAGAAAAGTTACTACCACCTCAAAAAAGCTATAGTAGAAAAAGCGAAAATAAACAAGAATCTAACTTTGTACAGGAGAGTCTTTTCGATGTCGATAGTCAAGCATGAATTCACCAAGATAATTATTAAAATTATCGATAATTACTTTCCCAATCAGGGAAATAGCATTTTAAATGCTAGTGAGTTATTGCAATATTTGAACATTAAAACTAGAGCCGCTAATCGAGGTTCTAAATCCCGAGCAGGATTGGCTAACCATTATGCCATTTATGTTTTAGTGGAAGACTATATTAATAATGAGTTTCATCTTAAGGATGGATACGACGAGTATCAAGGCGCTCAGTATATGACACTTTTTCGCAGGCAAAGGGAGCTTCCTTTTGGCGATAAATTACAAAATCATGCTCTCAATCATCGATTAAATCAGGAATTTAACAAGTATTTTCCCACTTTATCTTATCTGCCGATAATTAGAGATGTTAAAACCAATAGATACTGGATTAATGAGAATTTAATTAAGTTTTCTCTAGAGGGTAATCAAGTTAATATTGCCCTGGTAATTATAGATATAATTGATGCCTATGTGCAAACAAGACAAAAAGCATTTAATCAATTTATCAGCTATTGTCAACAGATGATTGATATTCAACAGCAAGATCCCCAGAGAGCCATTGAATTTATTCGGAGTTTACTCAGACCAAACATTGATGCTAGAGTTTTTGAGATTGTCAGTTATGCAATTCTTAAAGAGTATTATGGGGAACGGAAAATATATTGGGGATGGTCGCCTGATCAGTTAAACTCTGAATACTTACTTTTATATAAAACTGGTCGAACAAATGCCAATGACGGGGGGATAGATTTTGTCATGAAACCCCTAGGTCGATTTTTTCAAGTTACGGAAACGATAGCTGCTGATAAATATTTTTTAGATATTGATAAAGTGCAAAAATATCCCATTACTTTTGTGGTTAAAACCGAGCAGACTTGCGAGGAAATTTTAGAAAAAGTTGCGGAGCAAGCTAAGATAAGATACAAGATCAGGGCAATTGTCGAAAGATATCTAGAATCGGTAGAGGAAGTGATCAATATTCCCGAATTAATCAACCGTTTTGAGCGGGTTTTAGCTCAAGGTAAAGGAGGAGCGGTAATTGCAGAAATGGTTTGACAGAGCCGGATTGAGTTTAACCTAGAATCAGAGCCATAAAGATATCTAACTCCCCAGCTAAACTAGAATAGAAAGATAGGAAAGCGATCGAAATTAGAATGACGACCGAAATTGAAAAAGAACTAGAAACCAGCGAAGCTGTCTTGGAAAAACGGCGAAATTTTGCCATTATCTCCCACCCTGACGCGGGAAAGACCACCCTGACCGAAAAACTGTTACTATACGGGGGTGCAATCCATCAAGCGGGTGCAGTCAAAGCAAGACGCGACCAACGCAAAGCCACCTCCGACTGGATGGAAATGGAAAAACAACGGGGAATTTCGATTACTTCCACGGTTTTACAGTTCGATTATCGTGATTTTCAGATTAATCTCCTCGATACTCCCGGCCACCAAGATTTTAGCGAAGATACCTATCGTACCCTGGCCGCTGCCGATAATGCGGTGATGTTAATCGACGCGGCCAAAGGTTTGGAACCCCAAACGAGAAAACTCTTTGAAGTGTGCAAACTGCGGCAGTTACCCATCTTTACCTTTGTTAACAAAATGGATCGCCCCGGCCGCGAACCTCTGGATTTATTGGACGAAATCGAGCGAGAATTAGGATTACAGACCTATCCCGTCAATTGGCCGATCGGAATTGGCGATCGCTTTCGGGGAGTTTTTGATCGAGCCACCCAGACCATACACCTGTTTGAACGTCGCTCCCACGGCTCTCAGGAGGCGCAGGAAACCGTGATCGAGCTTGGCGACCCCAAAATTGAGGATTATCTCGAAAAAGACCTGTATTACCAGTTAAAAGAGGATATAGAACTACTCTCGGAATTGGGTGCAGAATTGGATTTGCCAGCAGTTCACGCAGGAGAAATGACCCCGATCTTTTTTGGTAGCGCCATGACCAATTTTGGGGTGAAATTATTCCTAGAATCCTTCCTCGACTATGGATTGGCACCCAGAGGACGCAATTCCTCCCTCGGTGTCCTTGATCCCACCTATCCCGATTTCACCGGTTTTGTCTTCAAACTGCAAGCAAACATGGATCCCAAACATCGGGACCGGGTAGCCTTTGTGCGGGTATGTACGGGGAAATTCGAGAAGGATATGGTAGTAAACCACGCTAGAACCGGTAAAACTATCCGTTTATCCCGTCCTCAGAAACTTTTTGCTCAAGATCGCGCAGTTATTGAAGAAGCTTATCCCGGAGATGTGATCGGATTGAATAACCCCGGGGTCTTTGCGATCGGTGATACCATTTATATGGGTAAAAAGCTCGAATACGAAGGTATTCCCTGTTTTTCTCCGGAATTATTCGCCTATCTCAGAAATCCTAACCCTTCCAAGTTCAAACAGTTTCAAAAAGGAGTCTCGGAATTACAGGAAGAAGGGGCCGTACAGATATTATCCTCGATCGATGAATTTAAACGCGACCCGATTTTAGCCGCCGTCGGTCAATTACAGTTTGAAGTGGTGCAATTCCGTCTTTTAAGCGAGTACGGAGTCGAAACTACCCTCGAACCCCTAGCCTATAGTTTAGCCCGTTGGGTCGCCGGGGGTTGGGCCGCTTTAGAAAAAGCAGGTAAACTCTTTAATACTCTAACTGTCAAAGATTACTGGGGTCGTCCCGTCTTATTATTCAAAAATGAGTGGAATTTACAGCAAGTCAAAGAAGATCATCCCTCTTTGCAATTAAACTCGATCGCACCGGTAGGATCGGGAGTGCAACCCCAATCCTAACCCTTAATCCCCCAAGACAATTGCCGAACTGGTCAGGACAAGATAGCGACCCCCCAGACAACTAGACTAAAGTAGAAGTGGTCAGAAAGTCTCGATCTTTCCTAACACTCGGATGTCTCAAAGCACTATCGTTGACGAGTCCCTCACCATTAGAAAAAGTCCTGCTGTCAATTCCCGAATTAATCCCTGTTTAATTCGCTTTTGTTATTTTCTGGGAAATTATCTGGTTTTACCGGCTTTTTTCGGCAAAATAACGGTGACAGGCCAAGAAAATATTCCCCTAACGGGGGGGGTCATCCTTGCACCTACCCATCGGTCCCGTTGGGATGCGCTGATTTTACCCTACGCGGTGGGACGCTTAGTTAGTAGACGCGATTTGCGCTTTATGGTTTCCGCTAACGAGATGAAAGGGGTGCAAGGTTGGTTTATCCGACGTTTGGGGGGTTTTCCCGTCAACACCGATCACCCCGGTATGGGTAGTCTGGTCCATAGCGTCGAACTTTTGGCCGCGGGGGAAATGGTGGCGATTTTTCCGGAAGGGGGTATCTGTCGCGATCGAGTGGTTCATCCTCTTAAACCGGGGGTAGCGCGGATCGCGTTGGAAGTTAAGACCATGAAACCCGATGCAGATATCAAGATTTTGCCGGTAAGCATTAGTTATAATCAGCCTTACCCCGGATGGGGAAGCGAAGCGACAGTAAACATCGGTCAAGGGATTAATGTGCTTGATTATCAACAAAATTCGCTAAAACGGGAAACTGTCCGCTTAACCAAAACCTTGAGCGATCGCTTAAAACTTCTCCACGAGGATCAATCCCCTTAATCAGCTGTTGACTATCTACCGCACAAGTGGGATTTCAAGGACGGATTAAAATGATTGTTTTAACTATTTTTAAGCAAAAAAGTGGCTTTTTTAGTTTAAATAAATAATATCTTGTTTTTTTCTGCTTCTAGCTCCTGAATACTGCCTCGAAGACCCATCAGATCGGTGAAAATGTCCGATTGTTGCAGGGGGTCTAATGATAGAATGGGCATCAGCGAAAGTAGTTTGTGAGCGAAGTGATCCGATGCAGTTCCAAATCC is a genomic window containing:
- the yhdJ gene encoding adenine-specific DNA-methyltransferase, which produces MFKRYEADEQVIFHGDSLPILSSEIASNSVDLIFLDPPYNIGKHFADFYDKWESENDYINWANQILDQCLRILKPQGTLYVMASTQAMPYFDLYLRQKMTILSRIIWHYDSSGVQATKYFGSMYEPILHCVKDKNNYTFNSKDIKIEAKTGAKRKLIDYRKAIPSQYNTEKVPGNVWYFPRVRYRMDEYENHPSQKPESLLERIILASTDKSGIVLDPFAGTFTAAAVAKRLGRISISIESQEEYLKIGLRRILGWQEYKEEKLLPPQKSYSRKSENKQESNFVQESLFDVDSQA
- the sppA gene encoding signal peptide peptidase SppA — encoded protein: MGQFFKQTFASCLGTLLGLLVFSSLGVGGLAFLLLSFLISSDSSSVKEKSVLVFNLATNISDAPPSSSLADSLTSESRTTLNLRQVIAAIEKAALDDSIVGLLLYGRGTVGEYGYATLTEVRQALAKFRQSGKKIIAYDVEWTEKEYYLASVAEKVIINPVGRMEINGLSSQQTFFADALEKYGVGVQVVKVGSFKGAVEPYTRQDLSVQNRQQLQTLLDTIWSNYSATVAKSRNLTPQQVQTISDTQGILEATTAKKAGFVDEVAYLDRVIALAKDLTGEAKNKTNQEETSGSFSQISLANYASSLDDEGGDSSDQIAIVYAEGTIVEGQGDRGEIGGDKLAKELRKLQGKEEVKAVVLRINSPGGSATASEVILREIKRLDAKKPVIISLGDVAASGGYWIAMGGQRIFADNDTITGSIGVFGLLLNIQKIANNNGIDWDTVKTGQLADISTITRPKNPQELEIYQAAVNRFYDLFIETVAKGRKLSPDKVRTVAQGRVWTGKDAVKIGLVDQIGGLEAAVQYAAKTAKLGDDWSLKEYPRSQSWQEELLSNLLQTYLPPLTKNNHPLTQEWQNFQQELLKLPTFNDPHSVYAKLLFNLDFR
- a CDS encoding lysophospholipid acyltransferase family protein; its protein translation is MSQSTIVDESLTIRKSPAVNSRINPCLIRFCYFLGNYLVLPAFFGKITVTGQENIPLTGGVILAPTHRSRWDALILPYAVGRLVSRRDLRFMVSANEMKGVQGWFIRRLGGFPVNTDHPGMGSLVHSVELLAAGEMVAIFPEGGICRDRVVHPLKPGVARIALEVKTMKPDADIKILPVSISYNQPYPGWGSEATVNIGQGINVLDYQQNSLKRETVRLTKTLSDRLKLLHEDQSP
- a CDS encoding ComEC/Rec2 family competence protein; amino-acid sequence: MNRPNSVILGLAYILGLLSTGLVDFSPQLNRWQEVVIRIVILSLITLLTTIFIRRFWWQSPPRKIWLMGGLIAIFAVVYLEIRTPYPAGNDISHLLKNNVVNSIEITGSIISEIRLNRRENLQFWLEVKEFSLKNLPTEKSTGKLYVTLPNIAENQVYPGQEITIKGLLYRPRPANNPNAFDFANYLARQGAFAGLKGEIIIDKKSPTWGIWQIRQRIVEAQIQGIGQEKGTLLSSITLGRQAVNLPAKITDLFIKTGLAHILAASGFHVAILLGFVLTITRNLSPKKQFIIALTILIIYGTLTGLQPSVLRAILMGIGALIGLLYNRQVNSLGSLLLAATILLLWQPLWIWDLGFQLSFLATLGLIITVPLLKNKIDYFPNLIAEPIAISLAATLWTMPLLMFTFNSIALYNIPINIITTPLVTLISLGGVFTAFLGLIYPPLGSISASILYYPLELLLQITTFFSLLPFSTYSTGKLSLGVMLIIYICLTLICFNIWFRQRWHLIGLFILTLILIPIIYQHLTLTQVTVLATKSQPVIIIQNRGNTLLINGEEPATARYTVLPFLRQEGINQIQRAITVNNSAQFSTISQSIPIKKTITLSQLEKFNLGEITGQLIEKNLFKFQVKNQSWLWIINPKIPVNLSQEFSPLVLLWQGSNLDKQWLESIRPQTAIAVTTNLSRNARNQLRKARIKTYWTGRDGAIQWTAKNGFQPFLINE
- the prfC gene encoding peptide chain release factor 3 is translated as MTTEIEKELETSEAVLEKRRNFAIISHPDAGKTTLTEKLLLYGGAIHQAGAVKARRDQRKATSDWMEMEKQRGISITSTVLQFDYRDFQINLLDTPGHQDFSEDTYRTLAAADNAVMLIDAAKGLEPQTRKLFEVCKLRQLPIFTFVNKMDRPGREPLDLLDEIERELGLQTYPVNWPIGIGDRFRGVFDRATQTIHLFERRSHGSQEAQETVIELGDPKIEDYLEKDLYYQLKEDIELLSELGAELDLPAVHAGEMTPIFFGSAMTNFGVKLFLESFLDYGLAPRGRNSSLGVLDPTYPDFTGFVFKLQANMDPKHRDRVAFVRVCTGKFEKDMVVNHARTGKTIRLSRPQKLFAQDRAVIEEAYPGDVIGLNNPGVFAIGDTIYMGKKLEYEGIPCFSPELFAYLRNPNPSKFKQFQKGVSELQEEGAVQILSSIDEFKRDPILAAVGQLQFEVVQFRLLSEYGVETTLEPLAYSLARWVAGGWAALEKAGKLFNTLTVKDYWGRPVLLFKNEWNLQQVKEDHPSLQLNSIAPVGSGVQPQS
- a CDS encoding DNA cytosine methyltransferase, coding for MVKRNYLPLKTTVKVSTQTQLPLHLVITHPQYRFIDLFAGIGGFRIALEKLGGRCLGYSEIDKQAIQVYQQNFISYLNSNEIAFGDVSKISNLPDNLDFIVGGVPCQPWSVAGCLRGFEDPRGKLWFDVIKLVQKSQPKSFIFENVSGLASPRNRENLELIIDELTGCGYQVYWQLLNAYDFGLPQNRERVFIVGIRKDIDNYERFKFPLPLGIHPKVLDILEDIKNIQPVKKVKLSADTLFNGFVPPSRTRFQKEDELNDFFIFSDLRNGHTTIHSWDIIKTTERQKSICLALLKLRRSKKYGEKDGHPVAFSTFLEIIPDLKIEELNQLVSLGICWQTQEGKYEFINSKNMTGINGIYRIILPTADIIPTLTATGAKDYIATISITATHPQEYKQLFLKKIYKPKKFREITPQDARKLQGFPDNFIYHPQSAIAKKQFGNSVPITVVQAVARNLLEIIRPDY